A single region of the Mus caroli chromosome 16, CAROLI_EIJ_v1.1, whole genome shotgun sequence genome encodes:
- the Dexi gene encoding dexamethasone-induced protein, whose protein sequence is MPGARVAAHLDALGPLVSYVQPPLLPSMFYVGLFFVNVLILYYAFLMEYIVLNVGLVFLPEDLDQALVDLGVLSDPGSGLYDADSELDVFDGYLE, encoded by the coding sequence ATGCCCGGCGCCCGGGTCGCAGCCCACCTGGACGCTCTGGGCCCCCTGGTCTCCTACGTGCAGCCACCGCTGCTGCCCTCTATGTTCTACGTGGGCCTGTTCTTCGTCAATGTGCTGATCCTTTACTACGCCTTCCTTATGGAATACATCGTTCTCAATGTGGGCCTCGTCTTCCTGCCCGAGGACTTGGACCAGGCGCTGGTGGACCTCGGCGTACTTTCTGACCCTGGCTCTGGCCTTTACGATGCCGACTCAGAGCTTGACGTCTTCGATGGATATTTGGAATAA